The following proteins are encoded in a genomic region of bacterium:
- a CDS encoding LysR family transcriptional regulator, protein MTIRQLEIFLAVMQFASVTRAAERVRLSPGAVSLQLQHLADELHTDLFVRSGNRFVPTREALRLAERAGEVLGQLREIQHEYQSDFSTDFRPFHFATGTTTLIYRLGRPLRLLRTQYPKTEIRVSVLTTEEIVAGLLDRRFDLGLVSLPVRERNLKIMPLYEEELLLLRPSRVRVRGGQVGSIRPGELANVPFLLYPKQSNMRSVIDRFFREIDLTPKVVMEAADTEAIKRLVESGFGCSILPEYALRGQSSFFRTLRIAGHRLIRRQALAMPRTAHPRKLTESIAEFLQSVLAPR, encoded by the coding sequence ATGACGATCCGTCAACTCGAGATCTTCCTCGCGGTCATGCAGTTTGCGAGCGTAACCCGCGCGGCCGAGCGGGTGCGTCTCTCGCCGGGCGCCGTGAGCCTCCAACTGCAGCATCTCGCCGACGAGCTCCACACGGACCTGTTCGTGCGGTCCGGCAACCGCTTTGTGCCGACGCGCGAGGCACTGCGCCTGGCCGAGCGCGCCGGGGAGGTCCTCGGGCAGCTGCGCGAGATCCAGCACGAGTATCAGAGCGACTTCTCGACGGATTTCCGGCCGTTCCACTTCGCCACCGGCACCACGACCTTGATCTATCGGTTGGGACGTCCGCTTCGGCTCCTCCGCACACAGTACCCGAAGACTGAGATCCGCGTCAGCGTGTTGACCACGGAGGAGATCGTGGCCGGCCTGCTCGATCGCCGGTTCGACCTGGGGTTGGTCTCGCTGCCCGTCCGCGAGCGCAATCTCAAAATCATGCCGCTCTACGAGGAGGAGCTCTTGCTGCTGCGCCCGTCGCGCGTGCGGGTCCGAGGCGGCCAGGTCGGTTCGATCCGCCCCGGGGAGCTGGCCAACGTGCCGTTTCTCCTGTATCCGAAGCAGAGCAATATGCGGTCGGTGATCGACCGGTTCTTCCGGGAGATCGACCTGACGCCCAAGGTGGTTATGGAGGCGGCCGACACTGAGGCGATCAAGCGGTTGGTCGAGTCGGGCTTCGGCTGTTCGATCCTCCCGGAATACGCGCTGCGTGGGCAGAGCAGTTTCTTTCGCACGCTGCGCATCGCGGGGCACCGCCTGATCCGCCGCCAGGCGCTCGCGATGCCGCGCACGGCGCACCCGCGGAAGCTCACGGAGTCGATCGCGGAGTTTCTTCAGAGCGTCTTGGCGCCGCGGTGA
- a CDS encoding TIM barrel protein has translation MKMGCCIARFDQVAALDAAGGDYYELPVATLVMAVAAPAAAFREAVTRTRLKPLAYNVLFPRTLPLVGPSVDRDAVARYFIEAVERIGAGGERVVVFGSGQSRSVPEAVSRAVALDELERLLRWAAAAARARGLVIALEPLRRAESNIFNTIGECAGFLRERRLNAIRLVADSYHMQEEGEPLSAIDSAGDLLVHAHVADLGRRPPGHGGYDFAAFFRRLRAAGYQGDCSIECSWTDFPAEIADSLARVRQAAADAGWA, from the coding sequence ATGAAGATGGGGTGTTGCATCGCCAGATTTGACCAGGTCGCCGCGCTCGACGCGGCGGGCGGGGACTACTACGAACTACCGGTCGCGACCCTCGTCATGGCCGTCGCGGCGCCAGCCGCGGCGTTCCGCGAAGCGGTCACGCGCACGCGCCTCAAGCCTCTGGCGTACAACGTACTGTTTCCACGCACGCTCCCGCTCGTCGGCCCGTCGGTCGACCGGGATGCGGTGGCGCGCTATTTCATCGAAGCCGTGGAACGGATCGGCGCGGGCGGCGAACGAGTCGTTGTCTTTGGCAGCGGCCAGTCGCGCTCCGTTCCCGAGGCCGTCAGCCGCGCGGTTGCGCTCGACGAGCTCGAGCGGCTCCTCCGGTGGGCTGCCGCTGCCGCCCGGGCGCGCGGCCTCGTGATCGCGCTGGAGCCGCTGCGCCGCGCCGAGAGCAACATCTTCAACACCATTGGCGAGTGCGCCGGGTTCCTGCGAGAGCGGCGGCTCAACGCGATCCGGCTCGTAGCGGATTCGTACCACATGCAGGAGGAAGGCGAGCCGCTGTCCGCCATCGACTCGGCCGGCGACCTCCTCGTCCACGCGCACGTGGCGGACCTCGGACGGCGGCCCCCGGGCCACGGTGGTTACGACTTCGCCGCGTTCTTCCGCCGACTGCGCGCCGCAGGCTATCAAGGCGACTGCTCCATTGAGTGCTCCTGGACCGACTTCCCGGCGGAGATCGCGGACAGCCTCGCGCGGGTGCGACAGGCGGCCGCAGACGCCGGGTGGGCATGA